Proteins encoded by one window of Sus scrofa isolate TJ Tabasco breed Duroc chromosome 12, Sscrofa11.1, whole genome shotgun sequence:
- the GPR142 gene encoding LOW QUALITY PROTEIN: probable G-protein coupled receptor 142 (The sequence of the model RefSeq protein was modified relative to this genomic sequence to represent the inferred CDS: deleted 1 base in 1 codon), whose translation MLRESCRDPQKKPQVTQDSGPRSMRLTGQGTAGQPRATLLPTANGSGLSQEFEGHWPEIPGRSPCVAGVIPVIYYSVLLGLGLPVNLLTTAALARLAARTRKPSYCYLLALTASDIVTQVVIVFVGFLLQGAVLAREVPRAVVRTANILEFAANHASVWIAVLLTVDRYSALCHPLRHRATSSPGRTRRAIAAVLGAALLTGIPFYWWLDVWRDADPPSTMDKVLKWAHCLIVYFIPCGVFLVANSAIICRLRRRSQRGLPPRVGKSTAILLGVTTLFALLWAPRIFVMLYHLYVAPVSRDWRVHLALDVANMAAMLNTAVNFGLYCFVSKTFRATVREVIHDTHLPCGLGSRSVGMVAEPVLKAPGLPRGAEL comes from the exons ATGCTGAGAGAGAGCTGCAGGGACCCCCAGAAAAAGCCACAG GTGACCCAAGACTCAGGACCCAGGAGCATGAGGCTTACGGGACAAGGCACAG CTGGCCAGCCTCGAGCGACCCTGCTGCCTACCGCCAATGGCAGTGGGCTGAGCCAGGAGTTTGAAGGCCATTGGCCAGAGATCCCAGGGAGGTCCCCATGTGTGGCCGGTGTCATCCCTGTCATCTACTACAGCGTcctgctgggcctggggctgcCTG TTAATCTCCTGACCACAGCGGCCCTGGCCCGCCTTGCCGCCAGGACCAGGAAGCCCTCCTACTGCTACCTTCTGGCGCTCACAGCCTCGGATATCGTCACCCAGGTGGTCATCGTGTTCGTGGGCTTCCTCCTGCAGGGCGCCGTGCTAGCCCGGGAGGTGCCCCGGGCCGTGGTGCGCACAGCGAACATCCTGGAGTTTGCGGCCAACCACGCCTCAGTCTGGATCGCTGTCCTGCTCACGGTCGACCGGTACAGTGCCCTGTGCCACCCCCTGCGCCATCGGGCCACCTCATCCCCTGGCCGGACTCGCCGGGCCATTGCCGCTGTCCTTGGTGCTGCCCTGCTGACCGGCATCCCCTTCTACTGGTGGCTGGATGTGTGGAGGGACGCGGACCCTCCCAGCACAATGGACAAGGTCCTCAAGTGGGCTCACTGCCTCATCGTCTATTTCATCCCTTGTGGCGTTTTCCTGGTCGCCAACTCGGCCATCATCTGCCGGCTCCGGAGGAGGAGCCAGAGAGGGCTGCCGCCCCGGGTGGGCAAGAGCACAGCCATCCTCCTGGGCGTCACCACGCTCTTCGCACTCCTTTGGGCACCCAGGATCTTTGTCATGCTCTACCACCTGTACGTGGCCCCCGTCTCCCGGGACTGGAGGGTCCACCTGGCCTTGGATGTGGCCAACATGGCGGCCATGCTCAACACAGCGGTTAATTTTGGCCTCTACTGCTTTGTCAGCAAGACTTTCCGGGCCACTGTCCGAGAGGTCATCCATGACACCCACTTGCCCTGTGGCCTGGGGTCACGATCTGTGGGTATGGTGGCAGAACCTGTGCTAAAGGCTCCAGGACTCCCCAGAGGGGCAGAATTGTAG
- the BTBD17 gene encoding BTB/POZ domain-containing protein 17, translating to MLRLGYAKPGSWASFWAILTLVGLATHAAHKADVGGESTGTSINHSQMLLQRLQELLRQGNASDVVLRVQAAGTDEVRVFHAHRLLLGLHSELFRELLSNQSEVVLQEPRDCAAVFDKFIRYLYCGELTMLLAQAIPLHRLATKYGVASLQRGVADYMRAHLAGGVGPAVGWYHYAVSTGDEALRQSCLQFLAWNLSAVAGSAEWGAVSPELLAQLLPRSDLVLQDELELFHALEAWLGRARPPPAVAERALRSIRYPMIPPAQLFQLQARSAALARHGPAVADLLLQAYQFHAASPLHYAKFFDVNGSAFLPRNYLAPAWGAPWVINNPARDDRSTSFQTQLGPSGHDSGRRVTWNVLFSPRWLPVSLRPVYADAAGTALPLARPEDGRPRLVVTPASSGGDAAGVSFQKTVLVGARQHGRLLVRHAYSFHQSSEEAGDFLAHADLQRRNSEYLVENALHLHLIVKPVYHTLIRTPK from the exons ATGCTTAGGCTGGGCTACGCCAAGCCTGGATCCTGGGCCAGCTTCTGGGCCATCCTGACTTTGGTGGGCCTGGCCACTCATGCAG CCCACAAAGCCGATGTCGGCGGGGAGTCAACAGGCACCTCCATCAACCACTCCCAGATGCTGCTCCAACGCCTGCAGGAGCTGCTGCGGCAGGGCAATGCCAGCGACGTGGTCCTGCGGGTGCAGGCGGCGGGCACCGACGAGGTCCGAGTCTTCCATGCCCACCGCTTGCTCCTGGGGCTGCACAGTGAGCTGTTCCGGGAGCTGTTGAGTAACCAGAGCGAGGTGGTGCTGCAGGAGCCCAGGGACTGTGCTGCTGTCTTTGACAAGTTCATCAG GTACCTCTACTGCGGCGAACTGACCATGCTGCTGGCGCAGGCCATTCCGCTGCACAGGCTGGCCACCAAGTACGGTGTGGCCTCCCTGCAGCGCGGCGTGGCCGACTACATGCGCGCACACCTGGCGGGCGGCGTGGGCCCGGCGGTGGGCTGGTACCACTACGCGGTGAGCACCGGGGACGAGGCCCTGCGCCAGAGCTGCCtgcagttcctggcctggaacttgtCGGCCGTGGCCGGGAGCGCCGAGTGGGGGGCCGTGAGCCCCGAATTGCTGGCGCAGCTGCTGCCGCGGTCGGACCTGGTGCTGCAGGACGAGCTGGAGCTGTTCCACGCGCTGGAAGCGTGGCTGGGCCGCGCGCGGCCGCCGCCCGCCGTGGCCGAGCGGGCGCTGCGCTCCATCCGCTACCCCATGATCCCGCCGGCCCAGCTGTTCCAGCTGCAGGCGCGCTCGGCCGCCCTGGCGCGCCACGGCCCGGCGGTGGCCGACCTCCTGCTGCAGGCCTACCAGTTCCACGCCGCCTCGCCGCTGCACTACGCTAAGTTCTTCGACGTCAACGGCAGCGCCTTCCTGCCCCGCAACTACCTCGCGCCCGCCTGGGGCGCCCCTTGGGTCATCAACAACCCGGCCCGCGACGATCGCAGCACCAGTTTCCAGACCCAGCTGGGCCCGAGCGGCCACGACTCGGGCCGTCGGGTCACGTGGAACGTGCTCTTCTCTCCGCGCTGGCTGCCCGTCAGCCTGCGGCCAGTCTACGCGGACGCCGCGGGCACTGCGCTGCCCCTGGCGCGCCCAGAGGACGGCCGGCCGCGGCTCGTGGTCACACCCGCCAGTAGCGGCGGCGACGCGGCGGGCGTGAGCTTCCAGAAGACGGTGCTGGTGGGGGCGCGCCAGCACGGCCGCCTGCTGGTGCGCCACGCGTACAGCTTCCACCAGAGCAGCGAGGAGGCCGGCGACTTCCTGGCGCACGCCGACCTGCAGCGGCGCAACTCGGAGTACCTGGTGGAGAACGCCCTGCACCTCCACCTCATCGTCAAGCCCGTCTACCACACCCTCATCCGGACCCCCAAGTAG